Genomic window (Ruminococcus flavefaciens AE3010):
AGTTCTTAGCTCTAACAGTTCCGGCATAAATCCTGCCGATGATGAATGCAGCTACGTCCGCAAACACCGAGCCTATACGCATTACCAGCACGAACAGCACTATCCTGTCCGCAAAGCTGTCTCCGCATACAAAGAGCATTACTCCCTCACGGATACCGATGCCTCCCGGAGCTCCGGGCGTAACAAAGCCGATTATCCAAGCAAAGAGAAAAGCTCCCGTCAGCGCCACGAGCTCTCCCGTGTCTGCCTGCGGCACTATCAGCGCCAGACAACCCATGTACATAGCCGCGGATACTGCGTTCTGGAGCAGATAATAGAATGCTCCCCGCAGCAGCATGGAACGGTTCTCTTTAGCGAAAGCTTTGGAGTACCGCGAGAGGTACGCCTTGAACTTGTCGCGGAATTTGAGCCTTACTGCCAGTATGAGCAATATGAGCAGGACTATTCCCACCGCGCCCACTATGAGCAGGTTCTTTCCGTACTTCGACATAAGCTCCGCTATGCGTCCGCCCAGCATTATCACGGATATGACAGCCGTCCAGAACACGCAGAACAGCACGTCCAGCACCGTGGCACAGGCTACGTCCACATGGCTTATGTCCATATCGGCTGCAAGCTGATTGCGTCCCACGTACTGGAAAACATTTCCGGGGAGATACTTGTACAGGTTGGACTGTGTATACACGGGCATTGCCGCCGAATAGGGTATCTTCCGTCCCGAAAGCGACCGTGTGAACACCAGCCACGGATAGCATGAGCAGATTATTATTGCAGTCTGTACTGCAAAGCAAAGCAGCAGCGCACAGACAACTCTGCCCTCGCTGAGCTGCGAGAAGCTTATATCCATATCCAGAAGCTTCTTCACCACAAAGGCAAGGGCGGCTATCATTACGATATTGCCGATTATTTTCAGCGCTTTTTTCATAGTTCACTCTTGTCCTTTATTTCCTTGATAAGCTCCGCCAGCTTCTGGGCATTTCCCATTTCGCAGAAGTATACGCCCTCATCGCCCTCGGAGTAGAGCTCATGGTTGGCAGGATTATCGCCCAGTATCACAGGCTTACCCATAGCGCGGTAGATGTAGGTCTTGCCTGCGATAGTGCGTTTTGCTTTCATAATGCTGCCGTCGAAATGTCCTGCCAGACAGAGGTCTGCGCCTGCTATCTTCTCAGCAAGCTCCTCCTGCGGCAGCCAGTCGATATACTCGGTGATATTCTCACCTGTGCGTTTATTCTTCTTGCCGAGAGGTCCCACGAATACAAAGCGGAGACCGCTCTCATCTTTCAGCAGGTCTATGGCTTTCAGTATGACCGATACGCCCTGCAAGGGAAGTACGCTGCCGAAGTAAAGTACGGTGAAGTCCTTGTTTTTCGGGGCTTCACGGGGATAGTATATGCTGCTGTCGGCTTCCAGATACAGAACGATCATCTTCTCCACAGGGAAACCGAACTCCTTGCAGAAGTATCTGCCGTGAGCCTTTGTATCGCATACTGCAAGGTCGGCAGCTGCAAGAGTGCGCCTGTCGATGAGTTTGAGGATATGTCCAATAAGACCGTTCCTGCGGAATATCTTCCTGTCAAAGCAGAGGGTATCGTACATGGATATGAAAAAGTCCTCAACGATGGGCTTTTTCCGCAGCTTTCTCCCGAAAAGGGGTATCACCAGCTGAGGTGCAAAGCCTATAAAGCTCATATCGTAGTTCTTCATGTCAGCCCTCAGAAGCCTGCGGTAAACGTACAGCAGGCGCTTTAAATAGCTCTTTTTGTCCGAGCTTATTACAGTGACCGTATTGCCGCCCCTGCGAAGCAGCTCTGTCTCCTGAACAAGTCTGAGGTAATCGCTGTTTTTTGTAGCGACAAAGAGTATGCGCTTACCCTTGATATCACTCAGACTTTTCATTCTTCATTTCCTCGTCGCTCTTGCCGCACTCCATTTTTCTCACTCTGTACTGAACGTCCTCAAGGAGCTTCCTGTTTGCGGAGATAGTATCGCCAAGAAGTCCTATGGTTATGGTCTGGAAGCCCATCATAATGAGTATGGCAGTGAGGATAAGGGACTGGATATGTCCGCTGCCGTCACCCATTGCCATAAGTATGAGGAACCTTATGCCCAGCACGCTTCCGATAAGCAGCAGTATAAAGCCGATAGTCATGAAGAATTTCAGCGGCTTGTACATTACAAAGGAACGTGTGATGACCGTTGATGAGCGCTTCATATAACGCCACATGCTTGAAAACAGGCGTGACGGACGGGTTTCGGGATTTGTCCTTATGGGGACAGAGGTCATGGCAGTCTTGTTGTTTCCTGCCTGTATTATAGTTTCAAGAGTATAGGTGTACTCGTTGACAACGTTGAGTCTCAGGGCTGCGTCACGGGAATAGGCTCTGAATCCGCTGGGAGCGTCGGGAATATCTGTGCCCGAAGCCACACGGACTACCCAGCTTCCCAGATGCTGGAACTTTTTCTTCTTCCATGAGAAATGCTCGGTCTGGTCGATAGGTCTTTCGCCTATGACTATATCAGCTTTCTGTTCAAGTATGGGGCGGACTATCTTCTCGATATCCGCACCGCAGTACTGATTGTCCGCGTCGGTATTCACGATTATATCAGCGCCCAAGTGCAGGCAGGCGTCTATTCCTGCCATAAAGCCCTTGGCAAGTCCCTTGTTGCGCTTAAAGGAAACTATATGATGAAATCCCAGCTCCCGTGCACGGGCTGCTGTATTGTCCTTGCTTCCGTCGTTGATTATGAGGTACTCTATGGTATCTATACCGTCGATATGTCTGGGCAGGTCGTTGTAAGCCAGCTCCAGTGTCTCCTCCTCGTTATAGCACGGTATCTGAATGATAAGCTTCATTTTTTCATTTCCTTTCTCTTATGTAGCAGGCGAAAAGCGCACTGACTTTACAGGCACTCCAAGCTGACGTGTATCCGCGGGATTTGCTTTGGAAGCGCTCCAGAGAGGACAGCATATGGTGAGTATATTATCGCCGTCCTTTATCAGCTCCTCGTCAGCGCTGAAATGGAGGGGCTCGCCGTTGTTGGCAGCAGTTATGGTATCGCTGCCTATCTCCCTGCCGTTAAGGAGCATGGTGACCTTTACCTCATCAGCACCGATAGCTTCAAGGGGCAGCTCCAGTCCAAGCTCCATGGTGATATCGTAATCGTCGGGACGCAATCCGCACTCTATCTGAGCCTTCTCGCTGTCTGTCCAGCAGAAATAGCTTTCAAGGTCGGATACGCCGCTCATTTTGTCGTAATCTCCTGCCGCAGTGTACATATACTTGTACTTGTCATAGGAGTATATGCCTATCTCCTCCACTGTTGACCAGAAGTACTTTGACATAGGCACTATCCTGCCTGTATGGTTGAGGTCGTCCTCTATCCTGTGGAGCTTGTTGGAGTACATTACGGAATAGTCGTCACCGTCAAGGTTCTTTTCGGATATGACTATGACTCTGCCGTATTTCTGCGCAAGTCTGTCCAGCTGCTGAGGATCCTCCTGATCCTCGGGAAATACTGCCGCACCTGTCATGCTCCTTATGGGCAGCCACAGCCTCATGGTATAGGTGGGAGATATCACAACGCAGTCGTCGCTTGTGATATAGTCGGTAAGGTCTGTAAGGACGCTCCACTCCATGCGGGAATCGTCGGTATTGTACATGAGATAGCCGTCGAAACGAGCAACATAGAGAAGTCCCACCAGTGATGCGGGGATAATGAGCTTTCCGCCAATGTGGTCGAGAGCCGCTGCGGCAAAAAGCACCGCAACAGGCACGAAAGGAGCAAGATATCTTCCGTAGTAGTAATAATACTGTATATCATAGCGCAGGAAGGCTGAATAAAACAGTATACAGTAGAAGAACATGAGGAACAACACAAGCTTCGAGCTGCTTTCTGCAAAGCGCTTTACAGACAAGATACCGAAGATGATGCCCAGCGGCACCAGCACGATGCCTGCGTTTGCGCAGAAGCCCAGCAGTGCAAGATGACTTGCCTCGTCCCAGCTGCTGTACTTGAAGAACGCCCTGCCTATGATGTAGGCACAGGGCAGTACAAGCATAAGTCTCAGCATAAGCACGAACCACTTCGACTCGGCTGCGGTGCGGATAAACTTACGCTGATTGAAGCCTTTTGGAGTCCGCTTGTTTACGATGAACGCAAACAGAATGACTGCTGCAAATGCAGCTATGGAAGCCACAGTCACTACCTTGGTGATATTGCTCACATTGATACCGCCCACAAATACGGGGCTGTAGTTGTTCATGGTATAGAATGGCTGAACGTGTCTCATGGCAAAGTAGCTTGCAATGTATATCGCCACAGTGGCAGGCATGAGCCATGTGTACTGCTTCTCACGGGTGAATACATACATTCCGCCGTATATCATCACGAACATTGGTATCATGGTATATATGGAAACATGATAGCAGCCGAACACCGCTACGGGTATTATTGACAGCCACTTGAAGTCGGGGTTCTCGTCGTCTGTCATGAAGTACATGAACGTAAGCGGTATCAGTGCAAGGGTCATCTCCGTGAGAGAAGCCTTTGCCACCCACAGTATTATAGGCGCTGCCGAAGCGGCTGTGCAGGCACAGGCAGCGGTGGTCTTTTTCAGCTTCAGATTGCCGCATATGAAGTAAACAAGGAATATGAGGCATATATAAATGATAGTCTCAAAGTCCTGCATATTCTCCATGCCGAAGTTGGTTCCCCACATGGCAAGGAGTGCGGAATATGTCGGTATTCCGTGGATTATTCCCGATGCGGGACCGCGGCTCCTGTCGTAAACCGTATCGGGATAGCTCTCACCGGGGATATCAAGTCCGCGGAGGTAATTCTTCACGCCGTATGCCATGAACTCGCGGTCTTCCTCGGTATCAAGATCGTTATACTCCGTGATGTCCTTCTGGCGCTTGGTATCGCCGTTCATAAAGAGTATCGCCTGAGTCTGGTAAACTCCCTGATCCTGTCCCATGCCGAAGAGGTAGTTCTTCTGTGACACGAATGGGATCGCCATAAGACTTATCACTATGGGGATAAGCATATCCTTTACAGAAAACTCATGTCCGAGAGTATGTCTGCGGCGGAAGAACTTTCCCTTGTCAAGGAACAGCACCAGAGCAAGTACTGCTCCGCATAATGCCGCTGTTCCTGCTCCTGCACGGAATACAGTGTATATATCAGCGACAAAGAGCCCCATGCTGACCATGATATGTGCAAAGAACCACATTATCACGCCCATTACCGCAGCTTCTATCAGGTTTTTCTTTTTGAACCATATAACAGTGCTCAGTACGGAAAGGATAAGCCCCCCCAAGCAGACCGCCGAAAACATCATTTATTACGTTCACTCCTCACAGATATGATTTATCATCTCACTGAAATTGCGCATTATAACTTCCCAGCGGTAGTTGCTGTCGATATACGCTTTTGCATTGCGGCGCATTATGCCGTATTCCTCGGGGTGAGAGAACACATAGTCAAGCACGCCTTCAAATTCAAAATAGTTTGTGTAGTAAAGTCCGCCGTTGCTCTTTACGCAGTGCCCCTTGAGCACCTCGCACACGCCGTTTACTATAACGGGCACGGAAAGAGTCATGGCTTCAAGTACGGATATGGAAAGACTTTCAAAAGCAGAGGGCAGCACAAGGCACTTCGCTCCCGATATGCCGCTGAACTTGTCCTCCTCGCTGACGAAGCCGAGACTGATAATATCCTTATCCCTGGGTATCTCGCAGACGGGCTTGCCCATGAGAACAAGCTTCAGACCGCTGTCAGGACGGCGCTTTTTGTACTCCTGAAAGTATCTGAAAAGCTCGGGGCAGCACTTGCCCTCGTCGATACGTCCCACATAGATGATGTAGTCGCCCTCGATGCCGTATTTACTGCGGAAGCCTGCTTCATCGGGCTCGCAGGGCACTTCAACTCCCGTACCCATAACGCGGCAGGGCTTGTCCTTACAGTCAAAAAGTCCCTGCACCAGCGCCTTTTCCTCGTCGGTGAGGAAGATGAACGCCTTAGGGAGCTTGAAAAATGTCTCGTATGTCTTGAAATGTATAAAGGGCTCCTCATGAGCAGTGGGTATGAGTATGGACTTTTCAGCCACCTCGGGAAGTCCCTTTACCGTAAGGTAGTAGAGATAGGTCACGAAGATGAATATATCGTAATTATCCTTATTTTCGCGGATATAGTTTATAGCCGCAGGAGAATAGGGTCCCTGCTTCTCGAACCACTTTTCCTCGGTCTCGGTGTTGTAATTGGCAGTACCGCCGCTGAGGTACTTTCCGTTGAAGTCGTTGAAGTCCTTTGCGCGGAGCTTCTCAACAGGGAAACGGCGAACATGTACTCCGTTTATGTCCTCCTCGTCGGCTTTGTAGAAGTTTTCCCATGTGGTGTACTCCTGAGCCTTTGTGGTTATAACGTCAACTTCAAATTCGGCAGTAAGGCGCTCTGCGATAAGACGGGTGTAGTATTCCGAGCCGCCGTTGACTTCAAGTCCGTATCTCTGATTTACAAGCGCTATCCTTTTCATTCTTCTCCGATGACCTCTCTGAAAAACTTCCTGTACTTTTCAACTATAACGTCCCACGCAAAATTGCTGCGGACGTAATCTCCGCCGTTAATGCCCATTTGCCGAGCCCTGTCCCTGTTTCCGAGGAACCAGTCGGTGCAGCCCTCGAACTCGAAGTAGTCCCCGAAGTAAAGACCGCCGTTTGATTCCGATACGAAGTTCCGCGTAACGGGACAGCCGCTGTGTACCAGCACGGGGCGTCCGCAGAGCCAGCTCTCCATGATAACAAGGGAGAAGCTCTCGTTTTTGGACGGCTGACACAGGAACTCCGCCGCCGCCTGTCCGTTGTACTTGTCCTGCTTGTCCACGAAGCCCAAGTCGATGATGCGCTTCTGCTTTATGAGCTCAGCAGGGAGCTCTATGCTGCCGCCGCCGATGAGGACCAGTTTAAGGTCTGTATCGCGGCGCCTGATGTACTCCGAATAGTATTTAACAAGGGTGTGGACGTTCTTGCCCTCGTCCTTGCGTCCCGCATATATGATGAACGGGCTGTCGATGCCGAATTTCTTTCGGAAAGCCTCTGCGTCGGGAATTATACCCGTATCCATGCCTATACCCATGACTATGGTCTTGGTGCCGCTCTGTGAGAAGCCGAAAAGCCTCTCAGCCAGCTCCGCCTCGGGACGGGCATTGAATATCATGCCTGCGGTCTGAGGGAAAAGCTCCTTGTAGCGGCTTATATAGGCATAAGCCTCGTCGTGGAAGCAGGGTATGAACACAGCCTTCTCGGGGAAGAGCTTCGCGCCGTTATATGCTGTACACAGCAGATAGGGTATGAACACGAAGAGTGAGTATTCCTCATTGTGCTCTTTCATATAGTCGTAGAGCTGAGGGCAGTTCACCATTTCCGACAGGAAGATGTCCTCCTCCGCCTGAGTTATGCGATGCCCCTTCATAAGCTTGGCGTTCACCGCGTCAAAAGCGGCTCTGTCCCGCTTTTCCACCTTGAAACGCCTTACTGTTATGCCCTTTGAGGTCTTATCAATGCCCTCTTTGTTGAAATTTTCGCTCCAGTCCGAGCCTGCGTCCTTTATGCAGGTGGACAGTATCTCAAGGTCAACTCCCGCTTCATGGAGGTGGTCAGTTACC
Coding sequences:
- a CDS encoding lysylphosphatidylglycerol synthase domain-containing protein, with the translated sequence MKKALKIIGNIVMIAALAFVVKKLLDMDISFSQLSEGRVVCALLLCFAVQTAIIICSCYPWLVFTRSLSGRKIPYSAAMPVYTQSNLYKYLPGNVFQYVGRNQLAADMDISHVDVACATVLDVLFCVFWTAVISVIMLGGRIAELMSKYGKNLLIVGAVGIVLLILLILAVRLKFRDKFKAYLSRYSKAFAKENRSMLLRGAFYYLLQNAVSAAMYMGCLALIVPQADTGELVALTGAFLFAWIIGFVTPGAPGGIGIREGVMLFVCGDSFADRIVLFVLVMRIGSVFADVAAFIIGRIYAGTVRAKN
- a CDS encoding glycosyltransferase family 2 protein, translated to MKLIIQIPCYNEEETLELAYNDLPRHIDGIDTIEYLIINDGSKDNTAARARELGFHHIVSFKRNKGLAKGFMAGIDACLHLGADIIVNTDADNQYCGADIEKIVRPILEQKADIVIGERPIDQTEHFSWKKKKFQHLGSWVVRVASGTDIPDAPSGFRAYSRDAALRLNVVNEYTYTLETIIQAGNNKTAMTSVPIRTNPETRPSRLFSSMWRYMKRSSTVITRSFVMYKPLKFFMTIGFILLLIGSVLGIRFLILMAMGDGSGHIQSLILTAILIMMGFQTITIGLLGDTISANRKLLEDVQYRVRKMECGKSDEEMKNEKSE
- a CDS encoding glycosyltransferase family 4 protein; this encodes MKRIALVNQRYGLEVNGGSEYYTRLIAERLTAEFEVDVITTKAQEYTTWENFYKADEEDINGVHVRRFPVEKLRAKDFNDFNGKYLSGGTANYNTETEEKWFEKQGPYSPAAINYIRENKDNYDIFIFVTYLYYLTVKGLPEVAEKSILIPTAHEEPFIHFKTYETFFKLPKAFIFLTDEEKALVQGLFDCKDKPCRVMGTGVEVPCEPDEAGFRSKYGIEGDYIIYVGRIDEGKCCPELFRYFQEYKKRRPDSGLKLVLMGKPVCEIPRDKDIISLGFVSEEDKFSGISGAKCLVLPSAFESLSISVLEAMTLSVPVIVNGVCEVLKGHCVKSNGGLYYTNYFEFEGVLDYVFSHPEEYGIMRRNAKAYIDSNYRWEVIMRNFSEMINHICEE
- a CDS encoding glycosyltransferase; translated protein: MKSLSDIKGKRILFVATKNSDYLRLVQETELLRRGGNTVTVISSDKKSYLKRLLYVYRRLLRADMKNYDMSFIGFAPQLVIPLFGRKLRKKPIVEDFFISMYDTLCFDRKIFRRNGLIGHILKLIDRRTLAAADLAVCDTKAHGRYFCKEFGFPVEKMIVLYLEADSSIYYPREAPKNKDFTVLYFGSVLPLQGVSVILKAIDLLKDESGLRFVFVGPLGKKNKRTGENITEYIDWLPQEELAEKIAGADLCLAGHFDGSIMKAKRTIAGKTYIYRAMGKPVILGDNPANHELYSEGDEGVYFCEMGNAQKLAELIKEIKDKSEL
- a CDS encoding glycosyltransferase family 4 protein, with product MKKIGFVIPWYGENIPGGAEMELREVTDHLHEAGVDLEILSTCIKDAGSDWSENFNKEGIDKTSKGITVRRFKVEKRDRAAFDAVNAKLMKGHRITQAEEDIFLSEMVNCPQLYDYMKEHNEEYSLFVFIPYLLCTAYNGAKLFPEKAVFIPCFHDEAYAYISRYKELFPQTAGMIFNARPEAELAERLFGFSQSGTKTIVMGIGMDTGIIPDAEAFRKKFGIDSPFIIYAGRKDEGKNVHTLVKYYSEYIRRRDTDLKLVLIGGGSIELPAELIKQKRIIDLGFVDKQDKYNGQAAAEFLCQPSKNESFSLVIMESWLCGRPVLVHSGCPVTRNFVSESNGGLYFGDYFEFEGCTDWFLGNRDRARQMGINGGDYVRSNFAWDVIVEKYRKFFREVIGEE